The window CGGTCTGGAAGATCGTTTGCCGAACGTGAGCGTTCGGCCCATGCGGCTTCCAGCCGCTCCCTAGCAATGACGTTGTAAGGGTTTGAAGGAGAGCGGTTTACAGTCCCTTGACCTGGCGGACAACCTCAGCGTAGTCCGGTGAGCGGAAGAGTGCCGAGCCCACGACGAGGATATCGGCGCCTGCGTCGCGGATTCCTTGAGCTGTTTCAGGGTTGACCCCGCCGTCAACGGAGATGGGCGTTGAGAGCGCCTGGCGTTCTATCTCACGCTTTAGATTGTATATGCGATCAACAGTTTCAGGAATGAAGCCCTGACCGCCGAACCCGGGGTAAACGCTCATAAGCAAAACCTGCGAGAGGTCTGGCAGAAGGGGGTACACTGTTTCGAGCGGGGTATTGGGGTTAAGCGTCGCACCTACTGGAATTGCAAGTTCGAGGAGGTGGGCGAGCGTGAGGTCTGTGGCTACTTCCACGTGGTAGAGTATCTCGTCCGCGCCGGTTTCAATGAACCGGGGCGCGTACTTTACGGGGTCTGCAATCATAAGGTGCGCACGCAGGGGAAGCCCGGTCAGCTTGCGGATGTGTGAAGTGACGGGCGGGCCGAAGCTTATGTTCGGCACGAAGTGGCCGTCCATCACGTCGAGGTGGAATGCATCCACGCCGGCGCGTTCAGCCGCGCCGATTTCTTCTCCAAGTCTAGAAAAATCGCAGTTTAATATGGATGCTGATACCTGAATCATCTTAAAACCTTTTTAGTCCTGTCCCCTGCCCGACGTGACAAGACGGTGTGAGGATCAGGGTTCCTGACCTACCGTAACTCGAACGGTATCGCCCGCTTTGAGCAATACGCCAGGGTCAGGTGTCTGCAGAATCACTATTCCGCCCTTGCCCTGCATCGGCATCTTGGCAACATCGCCAAGAACGAGAGAATCACGCTCGATAACGGAGCGGGCGCGATCGAGCGGCATATCTATCACAGTCGGCATGGGTATGTTTTTGTCCGCTGAACCGGCGGAGATGTAGAGGTGGAGCTTGGTTCCCGGCGTAACGCGTATCTCGGGGTCGGGCTTCATCGAGACGATGCGGCCTGGGCCAATCGTATCGCTCTGCACGGTATCGAGCTTTTCAATCTCAAACCCGCGCCTCTTTGCTATGGATGTGGCTTGCTCCAGAGTGAGACCCAGAAGATACGGAACTCTGACGGCCTCTACGCCGCTCGAAACGACCAGCTGCACGAGGCGGCCCTTTTTTGCCTTCGTTCCTCCTACAGGCTTTTGTTCTATAACGACGCCTTCTTCATAGAGGGTATCGGGTCTTTTCTGGTCGCCGACAGCCTGAAAACCCTTTTCGTCAAGAACTACAATCGCCTCTTCAAGCGGTATGCCCACGACGTTCGGAATCTCTATGTTCTTGCTCTTCCCTACTATAAGAGGCATAACTATGAAGTTTGCTACAAGAACACCCACTACGAAGACGGCTATCAGACCTGCGATTGTCAAAAGAACACGCAGGAAGATTCGTGAACCCTTCTTCTCGGCCATATTAACGCAGCACTCCTGCGACAACGAGGTCTACCTCCGAACCCTTTGCTGCCTTCTGGCCAGCCGCAGGCGCCTGTCTCATTATTATGCCCTGGTAGTACTCGGTGGTCACTTCGTAGCGGATATCGCCTATGGTGAAGCCCTTATCTTCAAGTATCTTCTTGGCATCGCTCAGGCGCTTCCCCGTAACCTTGGGGACATCTATCTCGCTCGGTCCAAGACTCACGTAAAGGGTAATCATCGAGCCCTTTTCTACCCTTTGGCCGGCCGAAGGGCTCGTGCCTATGATGAGGTCTTCGTCCACCGAATCGTGCTCGGAAACCACGTCTTCCACAAAAAGGCCTGCTGCCTGCAGCATCTCGGTTGCATGCACAAGATCAAAACCCTTCAAATCCGGAATCGATACGGTCGGTTTTCCGCTGCTTATAACAACGCTTACCGGTTCTCCCCTTTTTATCCTTGTACCTGCTTCAGGATTCTGACTTATTATTACTCCTTCGTCAAGCTCGCTCGACTCCTCGCCTGCAAGCTTGAGAACCATTCGGTATTTTTGAGATACCTTCTGGGCTTCGGCAAGGGTCATGCCCTCAAACTGGGGAACCGGCCGGTTGAACAATCCCAGCAATGAAGGGATGTTGAACGCTGCAGTAACTAAAAGCGACACTAAAAGGGCAACACCGGCTGATATTCCGATTGTTACCCATATGGATCTGTTCTCTTTTCTCATTTCTTCATTCATTGTTTAATGCCCTCCTCGATCATTTAGGTTTTTCAATGTTTGTCAACGGCTTCGAGAATACAAAAAGCCTGTAACCCTCTGAAGAACGCGAAAAAACTCCGTCCTTTGCATAAACGCTGACTTTAAGGATATAGTTTTCACCCGGAACAAGCTTATCCGTGTCTATCTCCCATACAACTTTGTCTTTTCCGGTTGATTTTATATCCCTTGTCAGGAACACCTGGCCGTCGGGAACAGGAGCAAGAGTTTTAAGGGTCATAAGCTGGGCTTTGTACGATGAAACATCCTTCAATGGTTTCCATTCTAATACTAGTCTTGTTCTTTCAGGACCGCTTTGCGTTCTTTCTGCCGCTTCTTCGTTTTCTTGAAGGACGTATACAGTGTCTTTGATGAGGAACGTTAAAGGCTCCATTGTATTGCAGGTAAAATCACGAACCACCGATGCCCTGCCTTTGTGCAGCAGAAGCAGACGGTACTCGAAACTGGACCCTGGAACCAGACTATCAGGATCATTAAAGCTCATGGTTGCGCCGCTCAAATTCATTGAGTCGACGGCCAGGAAATCGTAAGCATCTTTCCTTTCAAGCACTATGAACTCACCCTGCTCTTTTCCCAGCCCTGACCATGAGAAATCGATGAGCGAATAAGCCGACGGTTCTTCAAACTCGGTCAAGCTTACGCTTCTTGTCAAAGCATTCACTTCCTCCAGCTCCGTCCTGTAATTCTGTTCGTTTATATTATCGCAGTCCAAGGCTACAACCGTGACGCCTGCAGCGATAAGTATTATTAACGCCAGTAAGTATCTGGCCATCACGCCTCCTTGTTTAGACCCTCAATCTTACGGGAAAGAGAGTCCGTGTCAATAGCAAGGGTTTTTGTTCGGGAGCGCTCGCCCTTGATGATTTTAATTCGGCTTCGGGGTATGGAAAAGAATTTGGATACAACCTCAATAAGTTCGTAATTTGCCTTGCCTTTATCGGGAGCGGAATGCAGCCACACCTTGAGTGCGGTTTCAGAAAGCCTTTCTATCTTTTGGATTGACGATTTTGGTACGACCCTGACCTGGACCACTATCAAGCTTCCGCCTCATCGGATAATTTAAGACGCACGCCCCTTGTGGAGTCGCTCATGAAACCAAGAAACTCCCTTGCCTCGAATGTGTCCTTCTCTTCAGGCGTAAGGGCTTGTTCGAGCGTATCCTGACTCCTGTAGGCGATTCTGAAGAGTTTCTTTACAAGCATCCGGCTCTCCTCGGAAAAGCCAGCCCTTTCAAGACCAACACGGTTGACGCCTACAATCCTGAAAGGATGGCCCGAACCCAGAAGAAAGGGCGGCAAGTCCTGCGTCAGGTAAGAGTGCGCGCCCACCATGGCAAGCCTGCCAATTCGCACGAACTGGTGAACGCCTGATGAGCCTCCAATGAATGCGCCCTCGCCGACCCGTACATAACCTGCCAGCTGGACTGCGTTCACGACCACCACGTTTTCTTCCAAGCTGCAGTTATGCGAAACATGTGCATAAGCCATAATGAGCGAACCTGAGCCTATCACCGTAGCCTTGCCCCTGCCCGTGGCGCGATGGACGGTTGCAAACTCCCTGATGCATACGTTGTCGCCGATGTAAACAAAACTCTCCTCTCCCTTAAAACTCGTGTCCTGAGGCTTGCCGCCTATTACCGAATGCTCGCCTATAGAGCAGTTGACTCCGGTAACAACCCCCTTTTTAACGACCGCATGTGCGGCTATTGTGCTTGAGGCTCCTATCCTGACCCCCTCCTCTATCACCGCATAAGGTCCTGCCCTAACGCCTTTTTCGAGAATGGCGCCAGGCGATACGATAGCGGTTTCATGGATGTTCATTATCTGATCGACGAGAAGGTATCTAGAGCATATCGCTATTCTTTCGGGAACAGTCCTACCAGAAAGGTGCCTGATGCTGCAAGTTCACCATCTACGTGCGCTTGCGCTTCAATCCTTGCCTGCTCGGTCTTTTCGGCGTTGCGGTGCATCGCTATTCGTGCGTGCATCTCAAGCTTGTCTCCCGGTCTTACTGCCTTGCGGAAACGAATCTTATCAATGCCCATGAAGAGCATGTTGCGTTCCTCGGTCTTATCCTTCTTCGCAAGGATTATGAGACCTCCGAGCTGAGCCATCGCTTCTATTATAAGGACGCCCGGCATCACAGGGAACTCCGGGAAATGACCGGGGAAATAAGGCTCATTGTGGGTTACGTTTTTGTAGCCCCAAATCTCGCCGTCCTCGAGCCTTGTTACCCTGTCCACCATGAGAAAGGGATAGCGATGATGCAGTTTTTCACGAATCTCGTCAATATTCATTGTCGACACTAAGAACCTCCTTGGTTCTTTTAAGTTTCTTTAAGAAGTAATTTAACGGCCTCGTGGGTTTGAAGATGGCCGGTTCCGAACGCCCAGATATGCGCGGCAAGCTGCTTTCCGAGAAGTGCAAGGTCGCCGACCATGTCAAGAACCTTATGCCGCAGCATCTCGTCCGAGAATCTTGCTGGATAAGGAAAGCTGAGCTTTTTGCTTTTCCGAACGCCGAAAGGATACTCGAACTCGGGAAATGTCCCTGATGCGAACGTTCTTGCAGGAGCGATAGACCTTGCGAATATCGCGCCAACATCAAGGAAACGCCTTAAGTTAAGTCCTTTGTGGAAGAAAACGTAGCTGATTCCGAGCCTCGGCGCAGGGCTCAGATAGAACACCCTGCCTTTAGAGATGAGGATGAACGATTTCTTAATGGAAAGCTTTTCGGGAGGCGCATCCTGCTCAACGATGCCCGCTCTCTTGATT is drawn from bacterium and contains these coding sequences:
- the rpe gene encoding ribulose-phosphate 3-epimerase; translated protein: MIQVSASILNCDFSRLGEEIGAAERAGVDAFHLDVMDGHFVPNISFGPPVTSHIRKLTGLPLRAHLMIADPVKYAPRFIETGADEILYHVEVATDLTLAHLLELAIPVGATLNPNTPLETVYPLLPDLSQVLLMSVYPGFGGQGFIPETVDRIYNLKREIERQALSTPISVDGGVNPETAQGIRDAGADILVVGSALFRSPDYAEVVRQVKGL
- a CDS encoding PASTA domain-containing protein; translation: MAEKKGSRIFLRVLLTIAGLIAVFVVGVLVANFIVMPLIVGKSKNIEIPNVVGIPLEEAIVVLDEKGFQAVGDQKRPDTLYEEGVVIEQKPVGGTKAKKGRLVQLVVSSGVEAVRVPYLLGLTLEQATSIAKRRGFEIEKLDTVQSDTIGPGRIVSMKPDPEIRVTPGTKLHLYISAGSADKNIPMPTVIDMPLDRARSVIERDSLVLGDVAKMPMQGKGGIVILQTPDPGVLLKAGDTVRVTVGQEP
- a CDS encoding PASTA domain-containing protein, which produces MNEEMRKENRSIWVTIGISAGVALLVSLLVTAAFNIPSLLGLFNRPVPQFEGMTLAEAQKVSQKYRMVLKLAGEESSELDEGVIISQNPEAGTRIKRGEPVSVVISSGKPTVSIPDLKGFDLVHATEMLQAAGLFVEDVVSEHDSVDEDLIIGTSPSAGQRVEKGSMITLYVSLGPSEIDVPKVTGKRLSDAKKILEDKGFTIGDIRYEVTTEYYQGIIMRQAPAAGQKAAKGSEVDLVVAGVLR
- a CDS encoding DUF167 domain-containing protein; translation: MVVQVRVVPKSSIQKIERLSETALKVWLHSAPDKGKANYELIEVVSKFFSIPRSRIKIIKGERSRTKTLAIDTDSLSRKIEGLNKEA
- the lpxA gene encoding acyl-ACP--UDP-N-acetylglucosamine O-acyltransferase, which gives rise to MNIHETAIVSPGAILEKGVRAGPYAVIEEGVRIGASSTIAAHAVVKKGVVTGVNCSIGEHSVIGGKPQDTSFKGEESFVYIGDNVCIREFATVHRATGRGKATVIGSGSLIMAYAHVSHNCSLEENVVVVNAVQLAGYVRVGEGAFIGGSSGVHQFVRIGRLAMVGAHSYLTQDLPPFLLGSGHPFRIVGVNRVGLERAGFSEESRMLVKKLFRIAYRSQDTLEQALTPEEKDTFEAREFLGFMSDSTRGVRLKLSDEAEA
- the fabZ gene encoding 3-hydroxyacyl-ACP dehydratase FabZ — encoded protein: MNIDEIREKLHHRYPFLMVDRVTRLEDGEIWGYKNVTHNEPYFPGHFPEFPVMPGVLIIEAMAQLGGLIILAKKDKTEERNMLFMGIDKIRFRKAVRPGDKLEMHARIAMHRNAEKTEQARIEAQAHVDGELAASGTFLVGLFPKE
- a CDS encoding UDP-3-O-acyl-N-acetylglucosamine deacetylase, with the translated sequence MKKQRTIKKKIRLSGNTLWAKGVTTLWLSPAEPGTGVVLRRVDMNPALDFKPKVRNASVESNRVIIRNGQFKLSFVEHLLAAIYGLGVDNITVDIDGEELPFFDGSSSEYVKAIKRAGIVEQDAPPEKLSIKKSFILISKGRVFYLSPAPRLGISYVFFHKGLNLRRFLDVGAIFARSIAPARTFASGTFPEFEYPFGVRKSKKLSFPYPARFSDEMLRHKVLDMVGDLALLGKQLAAHIWAFGTGHLQTHEAVKLLLKET